One Candidatus Eisenbacteria bacterium genomic window, CGGATCAGGATGGCATGGTGATCCGCTTCCAGTACGCGACCGACGACACGACGACCGAGGCGGCCTGGACCGACACGACCGCTTTCGGCGCCCTTCTGAGATTCCCTGCCGGGCAAAAGGACCCCAGGGATGTCGCCCAGACGTTCTCGGACTGGCACACCTTCTACATCCGCGCCGTCGACAACGAGTATGCCGTCAGCTCCATCGACAAGAGGCAGTTCAACGCCCGGACGATCGCCCCTCTGACGAGGATCACGTTCCCGAGGCTGGCGGCCGCGTCGGGGAACCTGGTGCGCACGTTCAACGTCGAGTGGGAGGGGGAGGATCTCGACAGCTCCGCCCCCGAGAAGACGCCCGCCCACTACGAGTACAAGCTGATCAAGCTGGCCTCCGGGTTCATCGAAGACGCGGCCATCGTCGACTCGCTCCTGCTCAGGCCCAACGCCTTCCTGGACACCCTGAGGGCCGGGGACAAGACTCGATGGATCCGCGTCAGCGGCGAGCAGAGGGAGCTTCTCCTGAGGGACCTTCCCCTCACCCAATCGAGCGAGGTCTTCGTCTTCTCGATCCGCGCCGTCGACGAGGCCGGGGCGGTCGAACCGGTGCTCGAGCGCGGCGAGAACTGGATCATCTTCCATGTCCAGGACATCCGCAGCCAACCCTATGTGACCGTGACGGAGCGTTCGCTCGGTAGGCACGTGTTCCCCAGGGACGGCGAGGTCTGGTACATCGAGGTTCCCAGCGACACTCCGGTCCGGTTCCGATGGTCGGGAGACGCGGACTACTACGGAAGCAAGGCCGGGGATGTGAACTACGGGATGGATGTGCCGGACCCGCAGGATGACAGGTACCGCGATCCCAGGGGAATCGGCGGCTGGATAGGGTGGGGGAAGTACACGGGCGTCGTCACGCCGCTCATCTTCCCGGCGACCGAGAGCGGCCAGCAGCACGTCTTCTACATCCGCATGATGGATGCCGGGGGTTTGAGAAGCTCGGAGAGGCTGTGCACGATCGTCATGACGGTCGTCGCCTTCACCTTCTCCCGTCCCGCGCTTCTGGTCGACGACGCGAAGGTGGCATACGGTCTCGGTCCGGTGAACCAGGACGCGGTCCACGACGCCTTCATCGACAAGTTCATCGGCCGCATACGGGACTTCACCGGCGGCGAGCTTGATGTGCGAAGCATGTACGCGCCGAGGGGTCAATACAACGAGGGGCTCAACCCGACGGTGAACCGGGCTCTGAAGTTGAGCGACATGGCGCTCTACTCGACGATCCTCTGGAGCTTCAACTTCGCCGGCGGCGAGACGAGCGGGATCTGGTTCCATGAACGCGAGGCGGCGTCGGGCCAGTCCGGAGACGACAAGAGGATGCTGTCCTCCTACCTTGCCGCCGGGGGGAAGCTCTTCCTATTCGGGGGGCGCCCGATCTCGGCGATCATCAGCCGCGTGCAAGGGGCGGCCGGGGGAGACTACCCCAAGCTACCGCCGCAGGCCGGGGTATCGAACGCGAACTTCACCGAGACCTCCTTCATCTGGCGGTTCCTGCACGTCCGGAACATGGTGGTCGGGATCGATCCTCTCGACTGCACCAACTCCCCCCCGAACGATCACCAGTCCTGGCGCGACGGCCTGACGCGGTGCGTGTCCAGAAACCCCGCCTACCCCGATCTGTACATCGACCCGGCGAAATTCAACGGGGAGGTGCTCTCCGGCTGTGAGATGACCCCCAAGCCCCCCACGGGGGGACTGCGCGACTACGAGGGGATCCTCTTCGACCGCCGGTACTCCCCGTTCTACCCCGAGGCCGGCCTGGACACTCTCTATACGAGCGAGACCTACAACTGGATCGGCGGGCCGCCTTCCTACTGGGGCGGCTCTGTCATCGCGCAGCGGTACGAGTCGACGCAGGTCGATACCCTTCGCGGCAATGCGCAGGGAAGGGTGGTCCTCTTCCTGTTCCAGCCTTACCCGTTCTATGAAGGACCGGCCGTAGACGCTGGAACCGCGGCGATCAACTGGCTCATCAAGGGCCAGGACTACTAGGAAGCCCCGGCGATGTGGGGAGGAGTGGGGATGACGTCTGTTGCACGAGGGTTCGTCGTGGCTTGCATGCCGTTGGTCCTGATCGCCTGCATGGCGGGCGCGCAGAGAGCGTCCTTCTCCGGCCCGCCCGTCCTCGATGACCGCAAGATCAGCTGGAGCTGGACCCCGCTCGAGGGGAAGGACCCGTACTTCCTCGGAAACACGGTGCTCGACTCCCTGAAGACGCTGGCAGGACCCGTGTCCGGCCGGCCCCTCCGGCTGTTGCGGGCGATGTACAACGGAGACAACGTCTGCGGCGTCTATGAAGGGGATGACCGGATCTTCATCTGGAACGCTCTGACCGGAGTCGTCCATGCCACGCTTGGCGCGCCGCCCGATTCCCTCCTCGATCTCGACGTGCACCCCAGCGATCAGCTCCTTGTGGGCGGGATGAGGGACGGAAGGATCGCCTTCTGGAATCTGACGGTGGGAACGACGCCGGAGGTCTACACGGGCCACGAAGGACGCTGCCGGAAGGTCCGCTTCTACGGAGCGGGGAACAACACTCGCGATCAGAGATTCGCGAGCGGCGGGGAGGATCGGAAGCTCAGGATATGGCTCGCGCCCGGAACCCCGAGCGTGGCGATTGACGCGGAGCCGGTCGTGACCCTGGACGGCACCAGCGACGGGGCGACGATCGCGACCGGAGACGGAAACGGCGTCATCAGGATCTACCGCTTCCTGCAGAACCAGTGGACGATCGATCGCCGGATCGACGCGCACCAGGGCGCGGTCACCGCGATTCGCTTCTGCAGGGATCATTCCCGCATGTTCTCCGCGGACGCTCTGGGCAATCTGAAGGGCTGGGAGACTCGGAGTTGGAAGGAGACCTTCGATGTCCAGCTCGATCGGATCGAGAGTCCGGTCATCGGAGTCAGGGATCCCGACGGAGCGCTCGCCTACGCGCTCGACGGCGAGGGTTTTTTCCAGGTCTTCGATGGGGAGGACGGGAAGCCATACCGGAGCAGGGACCTGGTGAGGGAAGGGCGGGCTTACGGCCGCGCGGTCGGCGACCTGGGCCGGCGCGTCTTCGTCGGCCTCGCCGACGGCTCCGTCCGCACCTATCGGGCGGGATTCTGCGCTCCGTCCGGGACCAACCCGGAATGCTTCGGCGGCTACATGGTCTATCGGAGCCCGACGCCCTTCCCGGAGCACGCCGTTCTGCTCCGCAGGTACGGCTTTGGAGACTCGACCTGGAGCTTCGTTGGTCTCGAGCGGTCGTTCGTCGACCCCGACTCGATGATCGCCCGCGGAGGCAATCTGGATGAGCCTCTACCGGGACCGCACAACGGATTGCCCTTCTATTACAGCATCGTCGACTACAAGCTGGTCTACCTCAACGGATCGATCTTCGATGTCGGCAACGACCCCGAGTCGATCCGGGCCGGCTTCTTCCGCGTGGAGCCGCTGGGGGATCCGACCCCCGTGGAGGCCCATCCTTCCGCCTGGAGCGCGCCACCCCTGCTCGACAGAGTGATTGTCGTCCCGAACCCCTACGAGGCGGGGCGCGTGCCCTGGGATGCGCAGCTCGGCGAGCATGTCGACTTCATGAACCTCCCCGGGCGGGCGACGATCAAGCTCTTCACTACTGCCGGAGACCACCTGCGGACCCTCGAGCACGGCGCGGGCGCATTCGGCGAATCGTCGAGCAGGGAGTCCTGGGACCTGCGGAACCATCGCGGCGAGAAGGTTGCGAGCGGCGTCTACATCTACCACATCACGACTCCCGCGAGCAAGGAGGAGGCCCAGGGCTACTTCATCGTGGTCCGCTAGAGCGGGTTGACCACATCTCAGAGGCTCGCTTGGCGCGTCCGCGCGGATGAGCTGTGTCGCGTTCCCAATCGCGACCCAAACCGTCTAAGATGGGCGGATCGCCCTGAATCCCACGAAGACCAGCAGGCAATGTCAGTCGGCAACAGGGGACAATCATGACAGACAAGTACGTGTACCGATTCGGCGGCGGCGCAACCGAGGGTAGCGGAGAGATGCGCGACCTGCTCGGCGGCAAAGGAGCGGGGCTCGCGGAGATGACTGCGGCCGACCTTCCCGTGCCTCCCGGCTTCACGATCGTCACGACCGCCTGCGGGCTCTACGCCGCGGGGAGAGGCAAGCTCCCCCCCGAGGTGGCGGAGCAGCAGGAGGCCGCGCTCAGGTGGCTCGAGGGGCTGCTGGGCCGCGGGCTGGGCGATCCCGAGAATCCGCTGCTCATCTCGGTCCGTTCGGGCGCCAAGTTCTCCATGCCCGGGATGATGGACACGATCCTGAACCTCGGCCTCAATGATCGATCAGTCGAGGGGCTGGCCGCCAGAACCGGGAACAGGAGGTTCGCCTTCGACTCGTACCGCCGGTTTCTCCAGATGTTCGGAAGCGTCGTGCTGGGAGTCGAGAAGGACGCCTTCGAGCATCTCCTCGCGCGCTTCAAGGAAGAGAAGGGCGCCAAGATCGACCTCGATCTGTCGGCCGGCCGTCTCGAGGAAGTCGCGGGCCTCTTCAAGGGGCTGATCCGTGAGCGGACCAGAGACGACTTCCCTCAGGATCCCCGCAAGCAGCTCGACATGGCGCGCGACGCCGTCTTCCGCTCCTGGAACAACGACCGGGCCGTCTTCTACCGCAAGCAGAACGGCATCCCCGACGATCTGGGGACGGCGGTGAACGTTCAGGCGATGGTTTTCGGAAACATGGGCCCGCGCTCGGCGACAGGCGTAGGCTTCACGCGCGATCCGGCGACCGGGGCGGCCGAGTTCTACGGCGAGTATCTGATGAACGCCCAGGGGGAGGATGTCGTCGCCGGGATCCGCACCCCGGAGCCGATCCGCACGCTCGAGGAGCAGCTTCCGGAGAGCTACGCCCAGCTTCGCAGGTTCACCGACCACCTGGAGAAGCACTACCGCGACGTCCAGGACTTCGAGTTCACCGTCGAGGAAGGGAAGCTCTACATGCTTCAGACCCGGCGGGGCCAGAGGACGGCGCAGGCCGCGGTTCGCATCGCCGTCGACATGGTCCGGGAAGGTCTGATCACGAAGGAGGAGGCCCTCATGCGCGTCGAGCCGGCGCAGCTCGACCAGCTCCTCCACCCGCGCATCGACCCGTCGGCGAAGGTTGTGGTTCTCGCGCGCGGGCTGGCTGCCTCGCCCGGAGCGGCCGTCGGATCGATCGTCTTCACCTCCGAGGAGGCGGTCGAGGCCCAGAGGCGGGGCGAGAAGGTCATCCTCGTCCGGTCGGAGACCAATCCGGACGACATCCATGGGATGGACGCCGCGGCGGGAATCCTGACGGCGACCGGAGGGATGACGAGCCACGCGGCGGTGGTCGCGCGCGGCATGGGGAAGTGCTGCGTCGCCGGCTGCTCCGCGCTGCGCATGGATGAGGAAGCCGGATCTCTCGAAATCGGAACGCGCCGGCTCGGGAGGGGGGACACGATCAGTCTGAACGGTTCCACCGGCGAGGTGCTCGACGGCGCGGTGCCGACTCTGGAGGCGGAGGTCGCCGACGAGTTCCGGGTTTTCATGGAATGGGCGGATCAGACGCGGAAGCTCGCCGTGAGGGCGAACGCCGACATCCCGCGGGACGCCCAGCAGGCGCGCAAGTTCGGAGCGCAGGGAATCGGGCTCTGCAGAACGGAGCACATGTTCTTCGCGACCGAGCGTCTCCCTCACGTGCAGCAGATGATCCTCTTCGCGCCGATCGCGAAGCGATTGCAGGCGGAAATGCGCCGCCTCGAGAAGGAAGTCTCCGAGGCCGGATCCGCGAAGGCGGAGACCCAGACGAAGCTCGCCGCGACGAGAAAGGAGCTCGAGGAGCCTCAGAGGAAGCTCGATGAGGCGCTGGCGAAGATCCTCCCCTTGCAGCGCGACGACTTCTACGGCCTGCTCAAGGCTATGGAAGGCCTGCCCGTCACGATCCGCACGCTGGATCCTCCCCTGCACGAGTTCCTGCCGAGGCGGGAGGAGCTTCTGGTCGAGATCGCGCGGATGGAGGAGAGAAAGGAATCCGGCCCGGAGCTGGAGAGGAAGAGAACGCTCCTGAAGCACGTCGAGGAGCTTCACGAGTTCAACCCGATGCTGGGGCATCGAGGCTGCAGGCTGGGAATCGCCTATCCCGAGATCACGGCCATGCAGACGCGCGCCATCATGGAAGCCTCCTGCCGCCTCCGGAAGGAAGGAGTCGCGGCGCATCCGGAGATCATGATCCCGTTGGTTGGGGATGTGCGCGAGTTCCTGCACCAGGCCGCGATCGTCAGAGAGACCGCCCAGGCGGTGCAGGAGCGCGAAGGGGTCGAGGTCGACTATCTCGTCGGCACCATGGTCGAGGTCCCCCGCGCGGCCCTGACCGCCTCGGAAGTCGCGAGGGAGGCCGAGTTCTTCTCCTTCGGGACGAACGATCTGACGCAGATGACATACGGCTACTCCCGCGACGACGCGGGGAAGTTCCTCCGCGAGTATCTCGAGCTCGGCGTCCTCGACAGGGATCCGTTCGTCAGCATCGATCAGGCCGGCGTCGGCCAGCTCGTCGCCATGGCGACGGAGAGGGGGCGCGCCGCACGGCCGGGTCTGAAGGTCGGAATCTGCGGGGAACATGGAGGCGATCCCGCCTCGGTCGACTTCTTCTCGCGGGTCGGCCTCGACTACGTGAGTTGCTCGCCGTTTCGCGTGCCGATCGCGAGGCTCGCGGCGGCGCAGGCGGCCCTGCGCGCCCGCGGCGTCGCTGAGACCCGGACGGCCTGACGGAGGACCTTGAAGGAGCGGCGCGAACGGACGGCCCTCGAGCGGATCCTCGGGCATCTCGGAGTCGCGCAACTCACGCACTTCGTCTGGGAACGAGGCCGGGTCGGCTTCCATCAGAACCCCGAGGGGATGCGGGACGTCGTCCGGACGGGATTCCTGATCACGGGGCTCGCCTGGGCCGCGGCGATCTGCGTGACGCTCCCCCTTGGAATGGAGGGACTCCTTCCTCTCCTTCTGGTCACCGGGGTCTGGATCGCCGCCGCGACCGGGCTTCTCCTGCTCAACATCGGGTTCCTTTCGACCCTCTCGGGAGAGCCGGTCCATCGCCTCGGCGCGGCGAATCTGATCACGCTGGCCAGGATCTCGACCCTGCCGCTCCTCTCGGCGCTGATCCTGCAGGGACGATGGACGGCCGCCCTGGTCGCGTATCTGGCGATCGCCTTCTCCGACGTCGCCGATGGGATTATCGCGCGCCGCCGCCACGAGGAGACGAGGCTCGGCTTCATCCTCGATCCGTTCGGCGACATCCTCTTCCAGGTTGTCGTGTTCATGAGCCTCTGGAGCTGCGGTCGCGTCGGCTCGGGGACGGTGGCGGCCGCGCTGGTCCGCTACGGCCTCCTTCTCTTCGGCTGCCTCGCCCTGTATTTCCTGATGGGGAGGGTCTGGATCCGTCCGACGCCGTTCGGCCGGGCGACCGGCGTGGCTCTCGGCGCGGGGACGGTTCTTCTGCTCTACGGACCGATCAGCGGGTGGGAGCGGGACTCGCTCCGGCTCGTCGAGCGGGGCATCACGATCCTCTTCATCGCGGGGGCGATCCAGGTCCTGATGATCGGCTGGGCGAACATCAGGCGCCCGGCGGCGAGCGGCCATGGAGACTGGCGCAAGTGGGGGCTGAAGCTCGCGAGGCCCGGTCCGGGAGAGAGCGCTGCCTCTCGCGGGGATCACGAGGGAGTCGAGGAGGAACGATGATGCGCGGTCCACGATCCGATGAACCCGGCTTCCTGAAGCCCCTGTCGCAGCGCGAGGAACCCTCGGGTTCGCCCGGGGTGTAGGGGCGGAGGATCGGCACGATGCAGCAGCTATCGCTCGAGTTCCTGTCTCCGCAGCGCAACCTCTGGCTCCTACTGGTGCCGGTGGGGGTAGCTCTCGCCGTCTGGGCCTACTACCGCACCGTGGCGCCGCTCGAGCGCCCGTCGCGCACCGTCCTCCAGATTCTCCGCGGGCTCGCGATCCTGATCGTCCTCTTCGCTCTCGCAGAGCCGGTGCTCACGATCGTGCTTCCCGACCCCGGCAAACCGCGGATCGCTCTGCTCATCGACGGCTCCGCAAGCATGGCTCTGCCCGGCTCCGGGCCGGCCGCAGGGAGCAGGGCGGAGCGCGCGCGGGACCTCGCGCGCGAGATCGCCGATCGCCTCGGCTCCGACTTCCGCGTCGACCAGTACGCCTTCGATTCCGCTCTCGCCCCGCGTGAGAGGGATGCGCCGGCAAGGAGCGCGGGGAACACGGCGATCGGGGATGCTCTCGATGCGCTCGCCTCGAGGGAGGGCGGCCGTCCGCTTGGCGGCGCGATC contains:
- a CDS encoding CDP-alcohol phosphatidyltransferase family protein gives rise to the protein MKERRERTALERILGHLGVAQLTHFVWERGRVGFHQNPEGMRDVVRTGFLITGLAWAAAICVTLPLGMEGLLPLLLVTGVWIAAATGLLLLNIGFLSTLSGEPVHRLGAANLITLARISTLPLLSALILQGRWTAALVAYLAIAFSDVADGIIARRRHEETRLGFILDPFGDILFQVVVFMSLWSCGRVGSGTVAAALVRYGLLLFGCLALYFLMGRVWIRPTPFGRATGVALGAGTVLLLYGPISGWERDSLRLVERGITILFIAGAIQVLMIGWANIRRPAASGHGDWRKWGLKLARPGPGESAASRGDHEGVEEER
- a CDS encoding pyruvate, phosphate dikinase, giving the protein MTDKYVYRFGGGATEGSGEMRDLLGGKGAGLAEMTAADLPVPPGFTIVTTACGLYAAGRGKLPPEVAEQQEAALRWLEGLLGRGLGDPENPLLISVRSGAKFSMPGMMDTILNLGLNDRSVEGLAARTGNRRFAFDSYRRFLQMFGSVVLGVEKDAFEHLLARFKEEKGAKIDLDLSAGRLEEVAGLFKGLIRERTRDDFPQDPRKQLDMARDAVFRSWNNDRAVFYRKQNGIPDDLGTAVNVQAMVFGNMGPRSATGVGFTRDPATGAAEFYGEYLMNAQGEDVVAGIRTPEPIRTLEEQLPESYAQLRRFTDHLEKHYRDVQDFEFTVEEGKLYMLQTRRGQRTAQAAVRIAVDMVREGLITKEEALMRVEPAQLDQLLHPRIDPSAKVVVLARGLAASPGAAVGSIVFTSEEAVEAQRRGEKVILVRSETNPDDIHGMDAAAGILTATGGMTSHAAVVARGMGKCCVAGCSALRMDEEAGSLEIGTRRLGRGDTISLNGSTGEVLDGAVPTLEAEVADEFRVFMEWADQTRKLAVRANADIPRDAQQARKFGAQGIGLCRTEHMFFATERLPHVQQMILFAPIAKRLQAEMRRLEKEVSEAGSAKAETQTKLAATRKELEEPQRKLDEALAKILPLQRDDFYGLLKAMEGLPVTIRTLDPPLHEFLPRREELLVEIARMEERKESGPELERKRTLLKHVEELHEFNPMLGHRGCRLGIAYPEITAMQTRAIMEASCRLRKEGVAAHPEIMIPLVGDVREFLHQAAIVRETAQAVQEREGVEVDYLVGTMVEVPRAALTASEVAREAEFFSFGTNDLTQMTYGYSRDDAGKFLREYLELGVLDRDPFVSIDQAGVGQLVAMATERGRAARPGLKVGICGEHGGDPASVDFFSRVGLDYVSCSPFRVPIARLAAAQAALRARGVAETRTA